Part of the Musa acuminata AAA Group cultivar baxijiao chromosome BXJ3-10, Cavendish_Baxijiao_AAA, whole genome shotgun sequence genome, CTTTCTTAAATAAAAATCAGTAATGTCATTTCATCAGTGGCTCAGTAAAGATATTATAATGCATTCCAAAATTCTCCAATCATAATATGTCATTTCATTATTgtcgtgggaaacaactttgagccgtggtctcggggtcgacgcggctcggtttGGGTCCGGACaatggggatctccctggggcgctcctcgagcccgTTGAGGCGGTCGGGTGCGATGTCTGATCGGGACGGTGTAGCCATCTCCTCCGGGCAGAAACTCCTCGCCTATGCGTCCAGAGAGGACAtttggcttcgcacctgcacaaaggtcgagccGAGGctctcggcccgaccccttcgacgatcaagttcGCTGATGTGGAGGAGGTTTCAAATGAAGATGGGTTTTTGTGCATCTGTTCCTCCCTCTctttctaatgaacgagagggtatttatagggaagcatatTGCCTCCTGAGCTGcttgcttgcagggggcaggctggtagcgtctgactttgtgttggcatgacgtgaagaattgagctttggcagaATGTTAATGCGCCTCGATCGACGTTTTGGTCTGCATTGATCAGGTGCtgttgcgtgaggcgtcatctgacgtcagccgagtcttatcataattactatcctcatcaattaTTGTTATTAAGTCCATAAATTACACTAATCGTATTAGGGAAAGCTCGAAAAAGGAAGAAGGTGAGACGCTCAAAATGGATGATGTCCAATCTCACGACACACCAGATTTGTGGCAGAATGACGCCACCTTGGAACGATCGAAGCTTAAATCACATCATAAATAGCTTTCACGTATTGCATGTTTGTCGAGTAAGAAGGTGAGACTCTCAAAATGCATGAGGTCTAAAACAACACTGCCATTGAGGAGGGCATGCAAATTATATTGCAATGGGGCCATGGAATGGAATGTGTGTTTTGGGATCTAACAAATAGGCCACGAGACCAAAATTAAATGACTGTAAAATGATATGCTTTTTTGCTTGTAAttacttaatttattttattttctgaaaAAAAATGAAGGAAACTTTTTGTGAATAAAAATATGAGAATAGAAATACTCTATGagtgaaaaaagaataaaatgagACTTTTAAATACAGTTAAAGTAAACGAATTCTCgaaaaaaattctctttttaggttttttttttccttaagagGTATCCGTTTCCATATTTTCCAAttgatgtttctttttgtcatatTTCTCATAATATCCTCTAATTAGAGGCGTAAACAACTTTTGTCATTTTTGATAGACCCATCGATAGAATGATTTAATCGGGTAAAAtttctagttataatatttttgaataaactCAGTGCTTTGAAAACACTATATGCCTATTCAAAAACATTGATATAAAAAATCAccctattaaattattatttactatTTTTGTTTGTGAGATGATTTCTATCGAGTGTTGACGTAATTCatctcaattataatatttttgaatagatttATAGCGTTTCGACGaaggtattaaaaatattataaatataattagcgGTATAATCTTATACATGGAGGATTGAGTCGATTTTTGGGTGTCATCTCCGactctcttaatttattttagTGGTTATGACAaatggaagaagagaaaaaagaatatttcttaaaaaaaaggaaaaaaaaaagagagaaacatTTCCCAATATTCTTTCTAATTGGAAAGTTCCACCGCGTGGATGGATCTATCCATACAAGTCCGTACACGGAAAAGGAGAGGAAGAGCTGACACCCTTGGGTTCAAAATCTTCCCTCCACGAAGGCTAAATCTTTAATACGATCTAGAAATGCGTATCCAACAAAACAAAATCCAAGAAGAAGTTGACGGAACGGAGGAGGACGTCTGCAGATTATATATTGTTAGGTGCGAAGGGATTAATAAGGagacaaaacaaaagaaagaaaaagctcATTACCCGACATGGGTCAGTCGAGTGTGTGTGTTTGTGAAGCTGTCCCCTCCTTTTGTTTATCCGTTTGAATCCATTCAAAAGCTCTTCCTCTGCTTGCCCTGCGGCACTCCTCTGTGACTGTGAGCAGCGCAGATCGCCACCACGACATCAGCACCAatattgcctctctctctctctctctctctctctctctctcactctctctctcactcactcactcaccTTTTTCCGCCTATATTATTTGAAACACGGCAGCCTTCCTTCCACCTCATGGAGACTTCATAGAGAACAACTGAGCGTCTTGCTTCCACCTTCGGTAACGAGGAGTATGGCAAGTGTTACGGCGTTAGTGATGCTGTTCTTGGCTTGTGCCGGAGGTTTGGTTTGCGGCAACCAGACCTACATCGTGTACATGAACCCGGCCCACCGGCCGGCAGTCCACCCGAGCCACGCCGACTGGTACGCTGCGCACCTTCAGTCTCTGGACATCGACCCCGGCCGCCACCTACTCTATACCTACTCCGACGCCCTCCACGGCTTCGCGGCCTCCCTGCTGCCGCACCACCTCGACCTCCTCCGCCGCTCCCCCGCCGTAGTCCAACTCCACCCCGACCCTGTACTCACCCTGCACACCACCCGCTCCCCGCAGTTTCTTGGTCTCGCACCCGACGCCTCCTCCTCGGCGACCGTTCCCCGCCCCATACAGGCCGTCGAGGCTGCCTCCCGCGACGTCTTCATCGCCGTCCTCGATACCGGCGTATGGCCGGAGGTTCCGAGCTTCTCTGCCGCCGCCGGCCTCCCCGAGGTCCCCTCCCGGTGGCGCGGCGCTTGCGAGGCCGGCGTCGACTTCTCCCCCTCGCTCTGCAACCGCAAGCTCGTTGGGGCCAGGAGCTTCTCCCGGGGCTTCCGAGCTGCTGCTGCGGTTGCCGGAGACGGCACCGTGCGGGGGAAGCCCAACGAGTACGACTCGCCGCGGGACCGGGACGGGCATGGGACGCACACGGCGTCGACGGCCGCTGGCTCCGCCGTGGCCAACGCTAGCCTCCTCGGGTACGCAACCGGCACCGCCCGGGGCATGGCGATTGCCGCTCGCGTCGCCGCCTACAAGGTCTGCTGGGCCTCCGGGTGCTTCGGTTCTGACATCCTCGCCGGGATCGACACTGCCATCTCCGACGGCGCCGacatcctctccctctccctcggcGGCGGTTCCACCCCCTACTTCCGCGACACGATCGCCATCGGCGCCTTCGCCGCCGCAGAGCGCGGCATCTTCGTCTCCTGCTCCGCCGGCAACAGCGGCCCCGGCCCCGCCACCCTCGCGAACGGCGCCCCGTGGATCGCCACCGTGGGCGCCGGCACCCTAGATCGCGATTTCCCGGCGACCGCCCGCCTCGGCAACGGCGCGCGGTACACAGGAGTCTCGCTGTACAGTGGGAAGGGGATGGGGAAGAAGCTGGTCCCTGCGGTGTACGGCGGCGGGAGCAGCAACGCGAGCAAGCTGTGCCTCGCGGGCACGCTGGACCCCGCGCGCGTGCGGGGAAAGCTGGTGCTTTGCGACCGCGGGGTGAGCGCCCGCGTGGAAAAGGGGGCGGTGGTGAAGGCCGCCGGAGGAGCGGGGATGATACTGGCGAACACGGCAGCCAACGGGGAGGAGCTGGTGGCGGACAGCCATCTGCTGCCGGCAGTAGCAGTGGGGAAGAAGGAAGGGGATCTGATTCGGCAGTACGTCACCACCAACCCGAGACCAAGGGGAGCGTTGAGCTTCGGGGGGACGGTGCTGGGGGTGCGGCCGTCGCCGGTGGTGGCGGCATTCAGCTCAAGAGGGCCAAATCCGGTGTCGCCGCAGATACTGAAGCCGGATTTCATCGGGCCGGGGGTGAACATATTGGCAGGGTGGTCGGGATCGATCGGGCCGACCGGGCTGCTCAAGGATGGCCGGAGGACCCAATTCAACATCATGTCGGGTATGTGTTTGCTCTGTGAGTCATATCTGCTAGCTTTAGAATGAGTGTATGCTGATCATAACTTTCTCTCGTGGTTGTCGATCTTATTCATGTAGGAACATCGATGTCATGCCCACACATCAGTGGAGTTGCTGCATTGCTGAAGGGTGCGCACCCTAACTGGAGTCCTGCTGCCATCAAGTCGGCCCTCATGACGACTTCATACGTCCTCGACAACACCAATTCTCCCCTTCGCGATGCTGCCGGTGGGTCATACGCCACCCCGTTCGCTTACGGTGCGGGCCATGTGGATCCACAGAGAGCCCTCTCCCCGGGCCTCGTCTACGACATCACGGCAGACGATTACATCGCTTTCCTCTGCTCCCTGAACTACACCATCCCACACATCCAGGCCATCACGAAGAGGCCTAACGTGACCACCTGCTCGCGGCGGTTTTCAGATCCTGGCAACCTGAACTACCCATCCTTCTCGGTTGTGTTCGCGAAGAAATGGAGAGTGGTGAAGTACCGAAGAGAGCTGACGAATGTTGGCTCGGCGTCGTCAACCTATGAAGCGAAGGTAAGCGGGCCTGGTGGTGTTGCTGTGACGGTGAAGCCGGCGAAGCTTATGTTCAAACACGTCAATCAGAAGCTCAAGTACAGTGTTACGTTTGCGTCGAAGGAAAGAGGGAGGTCAGCCGGCACGGCATTTGGTTGGATCACTTGGAGCAACAAGCAGCACAAAGTGCGAAGTCCCGTAGCCTATACATGGAAGATGTGAACGATGGTTAGAAATTGTTCTCCTTCCTTTTGTGGTCTGAATCGTTCAATGGAATCTTTCCTGCTCCAATTCAACCTAATCTCTGCAGAAAATTCGATTCAGGGCGGTGATGTAGAATAGAATCTGGGCTTTTACCATTCATCGGCTTCCTCTGCTGGGAGACGTCAAGCTGTTCTGGCAGATACAGAGAACCTGACTTAAGGCTCTTAGGGGTTTTCTTTACTTGTGTTTGTGGTTTTAACAAGAATCAAGAGTCTGGAGAGTTTCAACATGCCATCTTTGCAAGAAGGATTGGTGGTTTGAGTTGGGTGTTCGGTAGGCATAAAATTATCTTACAATCATTCTTATCTGAGCCTCTCGTTCGCTAGTGTTGGATGTCACTGTTGGTCGAGCATAGTGCAAACATGTCGAGCTGCGGTGTTCGGTAGGCATAAAATTATCTTACAATCATTCTTATCTGAGCCTCTCGTTCGCTAGTGTTGGATGTCACTGTTGGTCGAGCATAGTGCAAACATGTCGAGCTGCTTGCTGTGTTGTCTTTGAGGTACATCTGATCATATACATTATGATGTGACCAGAACAGTTACAGGAAGTGGATAAAGAGTCTCTTTTAAGGATATCCTCAACACATCCGGATGCAAATATTTATGGATACGAGACCAGAAAATAATGTGTGAACAAATTGACTCGAAAGAAAGGGTAGatattaatgaaaaataatttaCAGCATACATTATTGTTTATCTCAAAATTAAACAAATAGAATAGGACTCTTTTTCCTTCTTGAAGAAAGCATACCCGCAACATACACCTGCACACACAAAGAACCAAAGGCAAATGGTGCAATCCAATTTAGCAATCCGACAAAATGTTTAAAGGGGATGATCTAATGCtcattattaaataaatatatttatcgtAAGAGGCTCAAGAACAAACATCATTCCATGAGTTGTTAGGTACAGCAGAAAATGTCAGCAGTGGCATGGGATGTCTTATGAAGTCTTTATCAGATTAGTCTTATAGATACATCAGCATATATCTTGAAAAATATAAGCAAGTCGGAATTCTACACCTCTTAGGAAAGCCTTATTCAACAATGGTATGACATACAAAATGATCAAATCAGTCATCAAAGCAACTTTTTTGTTTGTGTTCACATGAAAATAAGATTCTAACAATCTTGCAATAGTTCCTACTCATGGTCTctagttttattttaaaaaattgaaaatggAAAATTTCAACCTTGCAAACAAAGCATCAGCGAAACTTGGATACAACAAATTTACCAAGCATCAATAAGTATTACATTGAGCACAAATTCTCACTTGAGCATCGTAAAGTTTTAGTCATCTCTTCAACTTGTTATTTTATATCTGCAATATCAGAATTATGTCATATGTTTCTCTATCAAAAAATTTAGGTATTGGCAGATTAGCATCCCAATATCAGGTCAAGGCAACTGCGTCAAGATCAAACTGACGTttatctcagagagagagagagagagagacagagagaggcaGCAGAACAGGACAGACTCTCAAAGGGAACTGCTTTTCTCATACAAACTCAAAGAACTATCATTCTTCTGATACATGATTAATATACATCTCCCAGAACATAACCAGTCTGTGTTTCAAAGGAAAATGACAGTGGCCAATGTTATGCAGGCATCAAATCTAAATAGGAGGCATCAATAAAGTATTTGTCAAACTGATGCAATCACATTTAGTAGAAATTTTAATGGAAAAAACAAAATAATCATAAATCATGGTTAGAAGTAAAAATAATGATGCCAAAGAATACCTTCTCAATCTTCGAAACATCCCGATGGTAATGTACATCAACAAAACTTTCCTGAAAGAATTAGTAACAATAACATAGGAAAGaaaccaaaaaagaaagaaaagaattaaAATGACACTGTATTAAGAAGAAATTTTCTGACTACCTGCATTTGACCAGCAGATCctatagaaaaaaattattaaccaatctaacacGTTGACTCCATTTCAAGATGCCATCAAATATTGCAGTGCTATCTGAAAACAAGACTTCCATTTTGCTGCTGTCTCAAATTCTCAACAAGTAATTGATAAAATGATTTCAGAGCTTTGATATCATTGGCCTGCTGGAAAAGATTTGAGATATCAAGAAAGTCAATATAAGGAAGGTGTAGCAGCATCTGATGTTCCATCTAGTTAGACCTAATTATGTCCTAGAGCAGATGAAAAACCTGTTAGATGAACTACGTGTAGGAAAACGACAGGACAATACAAAATTTCTGACACAATTCTAGATAAATTGACGATTTCCATACATTACAGATCTGGATAATTCAATTTTGCTCAAAATTCTGCAATATCTTGTTAATCTTAGCTGGTAGTTTGTCAGATCAAAGACCTCAACAAACAATTAAAGATACTGCAGAAGAATAAGGCATTAGCATAGTTCTTGTACCTGCAACTTTTGATAGTATTGTTCTGTAAGTTCATGTGGGCAATGAGCTGCTTGGAGCCCTTTAGACACAAAATGGATAATGAAGTCACTACCCAACTTCTCGTACATAACCTTTTGGGCCAGCACAATTTCTCCAAAAAGAAGCAACTGTTGATGGAGGTATGTTGTTAAATAGTTTGTAGAGTAAACatcaagagaaaagaaaactGAGATGGGAGAGAGCCATTGAAACACTTTCTTCATGCCTAAAATACATTTAGAAGAGAAAAGGTCAAAGGGAGAGTTATACAGGCAAGGCTTGGCACGCCGATCAGCACAGATCATAACATGCTAGACAGGTACTAGAACATGCAATGAAAGTAATGTCAATAGTGCCGACGTACACCACACCCCAAATTTTGGCTTGTGCTAACCAACACGGTGCCCAACTAGCCCAGCATCATGAAACACAACCCATGCTGACCAATGTCCAGTAAGGCACTTGGTTATTAGAAAACAAATGGATAAGTAACATCACGGATAGACCTCCTTATTGGATCAGTGCAAATTTCTCTCAAATAAAAGTGTATATAGACAACTTAGATTATTCTCTCATTTGCAAAAAGAACCTTATGTTCTTAAGACCACTACCTTCTAGTGTATTTATAAATCTGCATGAAGAATTTCATGTTACTATATCACCTATGGGACAATGGTCAGTAGGGATTTgtaaaaagcacaagtattgtaacAAGCCAAAGTTGTATGCTAGCACACAAGTATTATATACTGGAGGCCAGTGCGTGTCTAATTGCGAGCCTGATGGGGAATTTTTTTGTAGGAAAACTGCAGATCCATCTTGCATTGCAACTATGAAATACTAAAAAGTCataaatgaatatttcatgcattagcTGAGCATAAAGAGTAAAAGAAAAGGTATTGATGACTATACGGTATTTGCATCGTGGAATTCAAATGACTTATCAAGCACGCTGTACAAGCAGCAATCAGTTGCAAACTTCTCAATTATAAAGCTGCGGAATCCAGGAACCTGGAAATTTTTTTTAGCAAAAACCATTATCTGGAATCACAAACTTTGAAAAAAATGAAGAACACGTATTTGGTTAGTCATGATAAAAATGATTAATAGCAAGGAGAGTACCTTATCATCAACATTACAATTGGTGCACCAGTCTTTGATGAGCTTCATGAAGATTTGGACACACAACTGCCAAAATAAACATGAAGTAGGTGTCTTAGTTATTAGTTAATTTACTTTGCTATTTCGTTCTAAGAGCTAGGAAAAAGGGCGCCACAAGGCACCTAAACTCCATCCAGAGTGAGGTTTAAAACTTAACTTGAGCATCTTCTTACATAACCAAGAAAATTTGCAAGTTTCCTAGTTCTGAATTTAACATAACTCTATTACATTACCAACATAGAAGCTTGCAAGAAACAATAACTATGCACCGCAAAATATTTTCTGTACCTTCCTAAGAAGTACATCTTTGTGACCGCAAGCAGCTAGTAAAAGCAACTGCATTAGTGCATCCAAGTATCCTCTACAATTAGGGGCAAGGAAAACTGATGAAAGATTGTGGTTGGCCATCAAATGAAGAAAAGTATATAATATCCGTTGCAGTTCTTGAAGTTCACGCACTTCCTACAGAAGCCAAGTAGACATGGAATCAGGTACATAACCAATGGATCTTGTAATAATTATTATGTTTCATGGCAGCATTTAAAGTTGAGTCCCAAGAAATTACTAATCATGGGATTTCAATAACCATACACAATAATTAAATTCTTCATGTTTTAGTAGAAGAATAGTTCACGGAAGTAGGAAAGAAGTTTTTTAAGAGAGCACACTAGAGATGTACACCTATGAATACCACCTAAGCAGAGTTCACAAAATATCCAGCTAATAAGTTATCTCATTGACCAAAGCTTTGTTTTCTTTGCATGAGTCATTACTATCATAATAATGCTACTGTTATTTTGCTAACATCCTTAAAAAGCATCCTCTTTTTGTTCctttaattcaaaaaataaaagcTCAGTCAACAATTCAATCTGCTTTTCCCACAAGTCTTAACCTGTATCAAAGACATTTGCCAAAAATATTTGAGTTCTGGCTCAAGTATTCACCAAAGTCATTCTTTCATTAagtgcacatcacaaagaaagtatgatTAGGATCCAAGTCGGCCATAACTATCAGAAGGAAAATTTTCAGATCATTTTCATAATTGTAAAATCTCACAGCATTTGTACCAGAGAAATTAAGGGCATGCAGAAAGACCTTTGTAGAGGGTTTGAGCTTCCATACCTCCGTGTTGCATCCAGGGCCTGAAGGAAAGGCATCCTTTGAAAGTATCACAATCAGTCTACTAGCAACAGCAGGAAATATCTCTTCTAGTATGCTCTCTACAGAAGTACTGAATTTGCTTATTAATTGATTGACTAAAACAAGAAAATCCACCATGTCCTTTGGCTGCAAATCATGAGCTAAAGCGTCAAAACAAAAGGAAATTCGCTGAAAGAACAATTAGCTTATAATTGTATGCTTCTGAATAAAAAAATAGCACCTTCATGgtggaggaagaaaaaaattcataaatgaCATCTTAAAAGGCATACCTATCCTTAAAAGTGGCATAAATATGTTTCACAAGTTAGTTATTAGAGGAAACCGTGTTACTTCAAATTATTTCATTAAAACCACAAATTTATGAACAGTCTTACATGTTTCCTGTGCATGATGACATTTATATCAATGAAACTGGTAAAACAGTCATATGTACTAATGGGCTTTGTTAATCAATTACAGGACCATTCACCAATGAAcatcaattcaaaattttcttttatgtgattaTTCACAAATTAtctaaaagtatattgctaacttaaagataatatttatgcACACTAGAGAAAAACATGGTCGAGAATATTCAGAGATCAGAATGAGACTAAGAGACACCAAGTTAAGCAGGACAAAAATTTGGGTAAAGATCAAACTGATGGTCTCTAAACAACATTGTGTAAAATGAATTAGGAACAAATATAGGTAAAATGGAATCAAGATGGTCACAAAAACACTAATCTTTCAGTTTTCCATCCttctaaaaatgaaaaagaacaacATTAGTGAGTATCCTACAACAGGATCAATTGTGAGTTCCAGATAAACATTTGATTGGTCCACTGACCAAAGCTGATTCTTCTGCACACTGCAATGATGACTTGATTCAACCCTTTGCTTTAGGTAAAAAATCTCAATAGGAAGGCTCCAGAGCTTGATAGATTTACTATTGAATTTTTCAAAAACATTAAAACTAGTTAGGCCATGATATCCTTGCCACTTTCCGAAGATCTTAAACCCAAAATATCTTCCCAACTCCATGGGGAAAGACCTTCCTCACTTTCATTATGAAAACTGAACCTATTAAAGATGACTTACTATATGTGTATCTC contains:
- the LOC135583991 gene encoding subtilisin-like protease SBT1.8, translated to MASVTALVMLFLACAGGLVCGNQTYIVYMNPAHRPAVHPSHADWYAAHLQSLDIDPGRHLLYTYSDALHGFAASLLPHHLDLLRRSPAVVQLHPDPVLTLHTTRSPQFLGLAPDASSSATVPRPIQAVEAASRDVFIAVLDTGVWPEVPSFSAAAGLPEVPSRWRGACEAGVDFSPSLCNRKLVGARSFSRGFRAAAAVAGDGTVRGKPNEYDSPRDRDGHGTHTASTAAGSAVANASLLGYATGTARGMAIAARVAAYKVCWASGCFGSDILAGIDTAISDGADILSLSLGGGSTPYFRDTIAIGAFAAAERGIFVSCSAGNSGPGPATLANGAPWIATVGAGTLDRDFPATARLGNGARYTGVSLYSGKGMGKKLVPAVYGGGSSNASKLCLAGTLDPARVRGKLVLCDRGVSARVEKGAVVKAAGGAGMILANTAANGEELVADSHLLPAVAVGKKEGDLIRQYVTTNPRPRGALSFGGTVLGVRPSPVVAAFSSRGPNPVSPQILKPDFIGPGVNILAGWSGSIGPTGLLKDGRRTQFNIMSGTSMSCPHISGVAALLKGAHPNWSPAAIKSALMTTSYVLDNTNSPLRDAAGGSYATPFAYGAGHVDPQRALSPGLVYDITADDYIAFLCSLNYTIPHIQAITKRPNVTTCSRRFSDPGNLNYPSFSVVFAKKWRVVKYRRELTNVGSASSTYEAKVSGPGGVAVTVKPAKLMFKHVNQKLKYSVTFASKERGRSAGTAFGWITWSNKQHKVRSPVAYTWKM